Proteins from a genomic interval of Streptomyces sp. NBC_01445:
- a CDS encoding carbohydrate ABC transporter permease, whose amino-acid sequence MRDESRVRAGRALRLALLIALALLFLIPFYLLVRNGLAAESDITSPEWTFFPSSLRWGNVRELFADTSVPYARSLLNSALIAVATTLGTLLLASLAGYGLARIPYRHANKVFYAILGTLMVPAAVTFVPSFVLVSSLGWISTLRGLIVPTLFSAFACFVFRQYFLGFPGELEDAARVDGLGYWRTYWRVVVPNSRPVFAAVGTIVFIGAWNSFLWPLVIGQDRNAWTVQVALSSFTTAQVVRLHELFIAAAVSIVPLLVVFLFFQRWIVAGVERSGIDD is encoded by the coding sequence GTGAGGGACGAATCCCGGGTCAGGGCCGGCCGCGCCCTGCGCCTCGCCCTGCTGATCGCGCTGGCGCTCCTGTTCCTGATCCCTTTCTACCTCCTGGTACGCAACGGGCTCGCGGCAGAGAGCGACATCACCTCGCCCGAGTGGACGTTCTTCCCGTCCTCGCTGCGCTGGGGAAACGTGCGGGAACTCTTCGCCGACACGTCCGTCCCCTACGCCCGCTCGCTGCTCAACTCCGCGCTCATCGCGGTTGCGACGACGCTCGGCACCCTGCTCCTCGCCTCGCTCGCCGGCTACGGCCTGGCCCGCATCCCGTACCGGCACGCGAACAAGGTCTTCTACGCGATCCTCGGCACCCTGATGGTCCCGGCCGCGGTCACCTTCGTGCCGAGCTTCGTGCTCGTCTCGTCACTGGGCTGGATCTCGACACTGCGCGGCCTGATCGTCCCGACCCTGTTCTCCGCGTTCGCGTGCTTCGTCTTCCGCCAGTACTTCCTCGGTTTTCCGGGGGAGCTGGAGGACGCGGCGCGCGTCGACGGGCTCGGCTACTGGCGTACGTACTGGCGGGTGGTCGTGCCCAACTCCCGGCCCGTTTTCGCGGCCGTCGGCACCATCGTCTTCATCGGCGCGTGGAACTCGTTCCTGTGGCCCCTGGTCATCGGCCAGGACCGCAACGCGTGGACCGTCCAGGTGGCACTGTCGTCCTTCACCACGGCCCAAGTGGTGCGGCTCCACGAGCTGTTCATCGCGGCGGCCGTGTCGATCGTGCCGCTGCTCGTGGTGTTCCTGTTCTTCCAGCGGTGGATCGTGGCGGGGGTGGAACGCTCGGGCATCGACGACTGA
- a CDS encoding ABC transporter substrate-binding protein, producing MTISRRGLLGTGAALGLLTACGSNTGRDDGGSGGGPELSQWYHQYGEQGTEQAVKKYAAAYDKARVTVQWRPGNYDEQTAAALLTDSGPDVFEVNGPTLDQIQGKQTADLTGLFEGVKDDFNPAVLAPKTYDGRIWAIPQVIDMQMLYYRKSLLADAGVEPPETLDELVDAAKKLTSKKAKGLFLGNDGGAGVLGGTPLYAAGLELVTEDGKVGFDDPAAARALGKIHQLYADKSLLLGAPSDWSDPSAFVQGLTAMQWSGLWALPTVQKELGDDFGVLPFPKDGAGRPSVPVGAYGAAVSTRGEHQQAAKDYLRWLWIDRTEYQEDFALSYGFHIPARISLAKKAAKLRKGAAADAVRFTTDHGFAQPLRWTPASQTAYQDALSRIIKDGASPDSELKGVVRKVSAELDRVKKK from the coding sequence ATGACCATCAGCCGCAGGGGACTGCTCGGGACCGGCGCCGCGCTGGGGCTGCTCACCGCGTGCGGCTCCAACACGGGCCGGGACGATGGAGGCTCGGGCGGCGGGCCGGAGCTTTCGCAGTGGTACCACCAGTACGGCGAGCAGGGCACCGAGCAGGCCGTGAAGAAGTACGCCGCCGCGTACGACAAGGCGCGCGTCACCGTCCAGTGGCGGCCGGGCAACTACGACGAGCAGACCGCCGCCGCGCTCCTCACCGACTCGGGCCCCGACGTCTTCGAGGTCAACGGGCCCACCCTCGACCAGATCCAGGGCAAGCAGACCGCCGACCTCACCGGCCTGTTCGAGGGGGTCAAGGACGACTTCAACCCGGCGGTCCTCGCTCCGAAGACGTACGACGGCAGGATCTGGGCGATCCCGCAGGTCATCGACATGCAGATGCTCTACTACCGCAAGAGCCTGCTCGCCGACGCGGGCGTCGAGCCGCCGGAGACGCTCGACGAGCTCGTGGACGCCGCGAAGAAACTCACCTCGAAGAAGGCGAAGGGCCTCTTCCTCGGCAACGACGGCGGCGCGGGCGTCCTCGGCGGTACGCCTCTGTACGCGGCCGGCCTCGAACTCGTCACCGAGGACGGCAAGGTCGGCTTCGACGACCCGGCCGCCGCGCGAGCCCTCGGCAAGATCCACCAGCTGTACGCCGACAAGTCGCTGCTCCTGGGCGCGCCCTCCGACTGGTCCGACCCGTCGGCGTTCGTCCAGGGCCTGACCGCCATGCAGTGGTCCGGCCTGTGGGCGCTGCCCACCGTGCAGAAGGAGCTCGGCGACGACTTCGGCGTCCTGCCCTTCCCGAAGGACGGCGCGGGCAGGCCGTCGGTGCCGGTCGGCGCATACGGCGCGGCGGTCTCCACCCGTGGCGAGCACCAGCAGGCCGCGAAGGACTACCTCAGGTGGCTGTGGATCGACCGCACCGAATACCAGGAGGACTTCGCCCTCTCGTACGGCTTCCACATCCCGGCCCGTATCTCGCTGGCGAAGAAGGCCGCGAAGCTGCGGAAGGGCGCGGCGGCCGACGCCGTCCGCTTCACGACCGACCACGGCTTCGCCCAGCCCTTGAGGTGGACACCCGCGAGCCAGACCGCGTACCAGGATGCCCTGAGCCGCATCATCAAGGACGGCGCGAGCCCGGACAGCGAGCTCAAGGGAGTCGTGCGGAAGGTGTCGGCCGAGCTCGACCGCGTGAAGAAGAAGTGA
- a CDS encoding SDR family NAD(P)-dependent oxidoreductase gives MSRSRFAGKSVLVTGAGTGLGRAIALAFAAEGARVVVAGRTRATLDATVDLIEAAGGTAVAHTADVSRAGDLQDLVRAIVERFGSLDVAVNNAGVFRGAGPVAELASGDWQMMLDINVTGVLLALQAEVAQMRTQERGGAIVNISSNLGPHKSRAGVTGYAVSKAAVSALTRGAALDHIGDGVRVNAVSPGPSATAMSLLPGETEAERAVRMKEQSPLGRVSAPDEVAAAVLYLASEDAASVVGADLVIDGGSAA, from the coding sequence CTTCGCCGGTAAGAGCGTCCTCGTCACCGGTGCCGGAACCGGGCTCGGGCGGGCCATCGCGCTCGCCTTCGCCGCAGAAGGCGCGCGCGTCGTCGTCGCCGGACGGACCCGCGCCACCCTCGACGCGACCGTGGACCTCATCGAAGCGGCGGGCGGCACCGCCGTCGCGCACACCGCCGACGTGAGCCGGGCCGGAGACCTTCAGGACCTGGTGCGCGCCATCGTCGAGCGGTTCGGGTCGCTCGACGTCGCCGTGAACAACGCCGGCGTCTTCCGCGGCGCGGGCCCCGTCGCCGAACTCGCGTCCGGTGACTGGCAGATGATGCTCGACATCAACGTCACCGGCGTGCTTCTCGCCCTCCAGGCCGAGGTCGCGCAGATGCGGACGCAGGAGCGCGGCGGCGCGATCGTCAACATCTCCTCCAACCTCGGCCCCCACAAGTCCCGGGCGGGCGTGACCGGTTACGCCGTGTCGAAGGCGGCCGTCTCCGCCCTGACCAGGGGCGCGGCCCTCGACCACATCGGTGACGGGGTCCGTGTCAACGCGGTGAGCCCGGGCCCCTCCGCGACCGCCATGTCCCTGCTCCCCGGCGAGACCGAGGCCGAGCGGGCCGTCCGTATGAAGGAGCAGTCACCGCTCGGCCGGGTCTCGGCGCCGGACGAGGTAGCCGCCGCCGTGCTGTACCTGGCGTCCGAGGACGCCGCGTCCGTGGTCGGCGCCGACCTGGTGATCGACGGCGGCTCGGCCGCATAG
- a CDS encoding galactose-binding domain-containing protein, whose protein sequence is MPPSNGSTSPRLSRRSFVTALAVTSAVTALPLGLGSAAARAAGGNAANERPVVIPALQNWAGSTGRYRLEAGAPIVVQAAKTSELLALARQFADEIEEVTGIRPGAPRAGRGVRGGLRLVLDPADRHAPGGDRYTEEGYTLSVTAAAITVTAPTRTGLYYGTRSVLQILLRSDGRRELPTGTAHDWPDYRLRGFMLDAGRRFFTPGFIRDQLRLMGWFKLNDLQLHLNDNEISPAGGDWSKAYDAFRLRSDKPEWAGLAAPDGSYSRGDWDSFEDTAAAHAVQLTPEIDAPAHARSFVRFRPELGLKGGNSDHLDLAKPETTAFMKKVFDEFAPWFRSPEIHYGADEYTGPEEQYRGYFNAMAAHLRTLGKHPRAWGSLTEMAPSGTSGYDRDVTIHSWNNGWYGPKAATADGYEIVNTNDGLLYIVPFATYYHPLGLDGPYLYESWAPHVFPGDQSLQPHDPKLRGAMSAVWNDLVHATYTQQAVHGLVEKTFGTLAQKMWSGSGAGLSYRDFTAELRRGIAGPGLTTLTPALAEPDQISLDAPATASSTAAGSRPAYATDGSPVTRWTSGRERAPWLAVDLGHSRPVQRVRVEWGPEHGTAYAVEVSDDGGAWRTVAERTGRDRAGWDELGFPATSARHVRLRGRERASTRYSVWSLQAYDIPDLALGRPTTASSAETATLTAPNATDGDPGTRWASKYTDGEWIEVDLEQTRTVRRIVLDWETAAGRDYDLQVSADATGSSWRTVAARRDRTTAGVDTVDLDAVQARRVRMLGVKRQTTYGYSLYRFEVRG, encoded by the coding sequence ATGCCTCCGAGTAACGGTTCGACTTCACCGCGTCTGTCACGCCGCTCGTTCGTCACCGCCCTCGCGGTGACCTCGGCGGTCACCGCCCTGCCGCTCGGGCTCGGGTCCGCCGCCGCGCGGGCCGCGGGCGGGAACGCGGCCAACGAACGCCCCGTCGTCATCCCCGCCCTCCAGAACTGGGCCGGATCCACGGGCCGCTACCGGCTCGAAGCGGGCGCGCCGATCGTCGTACAGGCCGCGAAAACGAGTGAACTCCTGGCGCTCGCCCGGCAGTTCGCCGACGAGATCGAAGAGGTCACCGGCATCAGGCCCGGCGCTCCCCGCGCCGGCCGCGGAGTGCGTGGCGGCCTGCGGCTCGTCCTCGACCCGGCCGACCGGCACGCGCCCGGCGGCGACCGGTACACCGAGGAGGGTTACACCCTCAGCGTCACCGCGGCCGCCATCACGGTCACCGCACCCACCCGCACCGGCCTCTACTACGGAACCCGCTCGGTCCTGCAGATCCTCCTGCGCTCCGACGGGCGCCGCGAACTGCCCACCGGCACCGCGCACGACTGGCCCGACTACCGGCTGCGCGGCTTCATGCTGGACGCGGGCCGCCGTTTCTTCACCCCGGGCTTCATCCGCGACCAGCTGCGCCTGATGGGCTGGTTCAAGCTCAACGACCTGCAACTGCATCTGAACGACAACGAGATCAGCCCGGCCGGCGGCGACTGGTCCAAGGCCTATGACGCGTTCCGGCTGCGCAGCGACAAGCCCGAATGGGCCGGGCTCGCCGCGCCCGACGGCTCGTACTCGCGGGGGGACTGGGACTCCTTCGAGGACACCGCGGCCGCCCACGCCGTCCAGCTCACCCCCGAGATCGACGCGCCCGCGCACGCCCGCTCCTTCGTGCGCTTCCGCCCCGAACTCGGCCTGAAGGGCGGCAACTCCGACCACCTCGACCTCGCCAAGCCGGAGACGACGGCCTTCATGAAGAAGGTCTTCGACGAGTTCGCGCCCTGGTTCCGCAGCCCCGAGATCCACTACGGCGCCGACGAGTACACCGGCCCCGAGGAGCAGTACCGCGGCTACTTCAACGCGATGGCCGCCCACCTGCGCACCCTCGGCAAACACCCCCGCGCCTGGGGCAGCCTCACCGAGATGGCGCCCTCCGGCACCTCCGGCTACGACCGCGACGTCACCATCCACAGCTGGAACAACGGCTGGTACGGGCCCAAGGCCGCCACCGCCGACGGCTACGAGATCGTCAACACGAACGACGGGCTCCTCTACATCGTCCCGTTCGCCACCTACTACCACCCGCTCGGCCTCGACGGCCCCTACCTGTACGAGAGCTGGGCCCCGCACGTCTTCCCCGGCGACCAGAGCCTCCAGCCGCACGACCCGAAGCTGCGCGGCGCCATGTCCGCCGTGTGGAACGACCTCGTGCACGCCACGTACACCCAGCAGGCCGTCCACGGGCTGGTCGAGAAGACCTTCGGCACGCTCGCTCAGAAGATGTGGAGCGGGTCCGGAGCGGGCCTGAGCTACCGCGACTTCACGGCCGAGCTGCGGCGTGGGATCGCCGGACCCGGGCTCACCACCCTCACGCCCGCCCTCGCCGAACCCGACCAGATCTCCCTGGACGCCCCCGCCACCGCCTCCTCCACGGCAGCGGGATCCCGCCCCGCGTACGCCACCGACGGCAGCCCGGTCACCCGGTGGACCAGCGGCCGCGAGCGCGCTCCCTGGCTGGCCGTCGACCTCGGGCACAGCCGGCCGGTACAGCGCGTGCGCGTCGAATGGGGGCCGGAGCACGGCACCGCGTACGCCGTCGAGGTCTCCGACGACGGCGGCGCATGGCGCACCGTCGCCGAGCGCACCGGCCGCGACCGCGCGGGCTGGGACGAACTCGGCTTCCCGGCGACCAGCGCGCGCCATGTACGCCTGCGCGGCCGGGAGCGCGCGAGCACGCGCTACTCGGTGTGGAGCCTCCAGGCGTACGACATCCCCGACCTGGCGCTCGGCCGCCCCACCACCGCGTCCTCCGCCGAGACGGCCACGCTCACCGCGCCCAACGCCACCGACGGAGACCCGGGCACCCGCTGGGCGTCGAAGTACACCGACGGCGAGTGGATCGAGGTCGACCTGGAGCAGACCCGGACCGTGCGGCGGATCGTCCTCGACTGGGAGACGGCCGCGGGACGGGACTACGACCTCCAGGTCTCCGCCGACGCCACCGGCTCGTCCTGGCGCACCGTCGCCGCGCGCCGCGACCGCACCACGGCCGGGGTGGACACGGTCGACCTCGACGCCGTTCAGGCGCGGCGGGTGCGGATGCTCGGGGTGAAGCGGCAGACGACGTACGGCTACTCGCTCTACCGGTTCGAAGTGCGGGGCTGA
- a CDS encoding oxidoreductase, with the protein MTGWNASDIPDQSGRTAVVTGANSGIGYITARELARKGAHVVLACRSEERGTAALDRLRSEVPGAQAEFEQLDLGDLSSVRKFAGARGSGERLDLLINNAGVMALPLGRTADGFETQFGVNHLGHFALTGLLLPRLLDTPGARVVSVSSMFHVLSDIDIADLNSERRYRRWIAYGRSKTANLLFIHELARKLAARGSDVVAASAHPGYASTNLATQGVRMEGRKAVERVVELGNRVIAQPAEAGALPTLYAATAPGVRPDSFTGPSLMMWRGAPAKSWRAGRTLDDVAGERLWAASEQLTGVTF; encoded by the coding sequence ATGACCGGCTGGAACGCGAGCGACATCCCCGACCAGAGCGGCCGCACGGCCGTGGTGACCGGCGCCAACAGCGGCATCGGCTACATCACGGCACGCGAGCTGGCCCGCAAGGGCGCCCACGTCGTCCTCGCCTGCCGCAGTGAGGAGCGGGGCACGGCCGCCCTCGACCGGCTGCGCTCCGAAGTGCCGGGCGCGCAGGCCGAGTTCGAGCAGCTCGACCTGGGCGACCTGTCGTCCGTGCGGAAGTTCGCCGGAGCGCGCGGCAGCGGGGAGCGGCTCGACCTGCTGATCAACAACGCGGGCGTGATGGCGCTGCCCCTCGGGCGGACCGCCGACGGCTTCGAGACGCAGTTCGGCGTCAACCACCTCGGCCACTTCGCGCTGACCGGGCTGCTCCTGCCCCGGCTCCTCGACACACCCGGCGCCCGCGTCGTCAGCGTCTCCAGCATGTTCCACGTCCTCTCGGACATCGACATCGCGGACCTCAACAGCGAGCGCCGCTACCGGCGCTGGATCGCGTACGGCCGTTCCAAGACGGCGAACCTGCTGTTCATCCACGAGCTGGCGCGCAAGCTGGCGGCGCGCGGGTCCGACGTCGTAGCGGCGTCCGCGCACCCGGGGTACGCGTCCACGAACCTCGCGACGCAGGGCGTGCGCATGGAGGGCCGCAAGGCCGTCGAGCGGGTCGTCGAGCTGGGCAACCGGGTCATCGCCCAGCCCGCCGAGGCGGGCGCGCTGCCCACGCTGTACGCGGCGACGGCACCCGGTGTGCGCCCGGACTCGTTCACCGGGCCGTCCCTGATGATGTGGCGCGGGGCGCCCGCGAAGTCGTGGCGGGCCGGGCGGACCCTCGACGACGTGGCGGGGGAGCGGCTGTGGGCGGCGTCGGAACAGCTGACGGGCGTGACGTTCTAG
- a CDS encoding carbohydrate ABC transporter permease, with protein sequence MPRQRGGGQGGTARKWAGVQNRTLWFWIFVGPFLLGLGVFTYIPLGWSVYLSFFDAHNTVTPSDFVGLGNYTAMLKNEAFTDSLWTFLVFSLFIVPATYALSLALALMVNRQRRAQAFFRSVFFLPAACSYVVAALIWKMSIFNGVRFGLANTVLGWFGGDQIAWLSTTDPPWYWAVIVTVRLWLQAGFYMVLFLAGLQRISPTLYEAAAVDGARPGWQVFRHITFPQLRATSVAVVLLLVINAFQAFDEFYNLLSDARGYPPYARPPLVYLYYTALGQGQNLGLGSAGAVLLALIIAVVTVGQAKWFGLGRKEAQ encoded by the coding sequence ATCCCTCGGCAGAGAGGCGGCGGGCAGGGCGGCACGGCACGGAAGTGGGCCGGAGTCCAGAACCGCACCCTCTGGTTCTGGATCTTCGTCGGGCCCTTCCTCCTCGGCCTCGGCGTCTTCACGTACATCCCGCTCGGCTGGAGCGTCTACCTCAGCTTCTTCGACGCGCACAACACCGTCACCCCGAGCGACTTCGTCGGCCTCGGCAACTACACGGCGATGCTGAAGAACGAGGCCTTCACCGACAGCCTGTGGACCTTCCTCGTCTTCTCGCTCTTCATCGTGCCCGCGACCTACGCGCTCTCGCTCGCCCTCGCCCTGATGGTGAACCGGCAGCGCCGCGCCCAGGCGTTCTTCCGCTCGGTCTTCTTCCTGCCCGCCGCCTGTTCCTACGTGGTGGCGGCCCTGATCTGGAAGATGTCGATCTTCAACGGGGTGCGGTTCGGGCTCGCCAACACCGTCCTCGGCTGGTTCGGCGGTGACCAGATCGCCTGGCTGTCGACGACCGACCCGCCCTGGTACTGGGCCGTCATCGTCACCGTACGGCTCTGGCTCCAGGCCGGCTTCTACATGGTGCTGTTCCTCGCGGGGCTCCAGCGCATCAGCCCCACCCTCTACGAGGCGGCGGCCGTCGACGGGGCGCGGCCCGGCTGGCAGGTCTTCCGGCACATCACGTTCCCGCAGCTGCGGGCCACCTCCGTGGCGGTCGTCCTGCTTCTCGTCATCAACGCCTTCCAGGCCTTCGACGAGTTCTACAACCTGCTCTCGGACGCCCGCGGCTATCCGCCGTACGCCAGGCCCCCGCTCGTCTACCTCTACTACACGGCGCTCGGCCAGGGGCAGAACCTCGGGCTCGGCAGTGCGGGCGCGGTGCTGCTCGCGCTGATCATCGCGGTGGTGACGGTAGGGCAGGCCAAGTGGTTCGGCCTCGGCCGCAAGGAGGCACAGTGA